The stretch of DNA TTTAATCAACGAGCTTCATAAAAATGAGATTGGTGTTATTTTAGATTGGGTTCCTTCACACTTTCCGGGAGATGCCAATGGTTTGCACAAGTTTGATGGTTCTTTTTTATACGAACATGAAGATCCTAGAAAGGGCTTTCACCCTGACTGGAAATCATATATTTTCAATTACGGAAGAAATGAGGTGAAATCATTTTTAATTTCAAATGCCATGTTCTGGTTGGAAAGATATCATGTAGACGGATTAAGGGTGGATGCCGTAACATCTATGCTCCATCTGGATTATTCACGAAATGAGGGAGAATGGGAACCGAATATATACGGCGGGAATGTAAACCTTGAAGCAAAAGCTTTTTTACAGGAGTTTAACACGGCTGTTTATAAAGAGTTTGGAGATCATATTATAACCATTGCAGAGGAAAGTTCAGATTTTCCTATGTTGACAAAGCCTGTACATGATGGAGGAGTCGGTTTCGGAATGAAATGGATGATGGGCTGGATGCATGATACTCTGGATTATTTTAAATTGGATCCTATTCATAGAAAAAATAATCATCATAAGCTGACTTTTGCTTCGATGTACATGTATAACGAAAATTATATGATGCCTTTATCACATGATGAGGTAGTACACGGGAAAGCAAGTCTGATTTATAAAATGCCGGGTGATGAGTGGCAAAAGTTCGCAAATCTTCGTACATTGTATGTATATATGTATACTCATCCCGGAGCAAAATTGCTTTTTATGGGGGATGAGTTTGGGCAAACCAAAGAATGGAATTTCAGGCAAAGCCTGGATTGGCATCTGTTGCAATACCCTGTGCATAAAGGTTTACAGACTCTTGTTAAAGATTTGAATCATGTATACAGATATGAATCTGCTTTTTATGAAAATCAATTTCATCCGAATGGATTTGAATGGGTGGAAGCTGATGATCAGGCTAATTCTGTATATATCTATTTAAGAAAAGGGAAAAGAAAGGATGATATTTTTATGGTAATACTGAACCTCACTCCACGGGTTTTGGACTATAAAATCGGAATAGCTTCAGGGGCACATTGGGAAGTTATTTTTAACTCTGATGATGAACGATATAACGGAAGCGGGGTAGATCCCAAAATTCTTAAAGAAGAATATGAAGAATGGATGAATCATCCCAAATCAATGACGTTAACATTACCTCCGCTTGCGGGACTGATTTTAAAGCAGAAGAAGGATAAAAGATATAAATTACAAAGAATTAAATCATATAAAAGATAAAAATGGTTGTTTATCACTTGAGTACGGAATGTTATCCCGTAGCAAAAGTAGGAGGCTTGGCCGATGTTGTCGGAGCATTACCTAAATATCAGAATAAAATAAAAGGAGTAGATGCTAAAGTTGTAATGCCTTGGTATAATAAACCTTTTGTTTATGATCATGAGTTTGAGGTAGTTTTTGATGGTTTTATTCATCAGGGATCTCATATGCTTCAGGTACAGGTAATGAAGGAGAAAACAGATACTTTGGGATTTGAATTGTATATGGTGAAGATTCCGGGACTTTTAGATAGAGACAATCCTTATGGCTATCAGGATGAAAGTTTTCAGTTTTTAGCTTTCCAGCATGGTATTTTACATTGGCTGAGTGCTATGAAAATCAGGCCTGATGTTTTACATTGCCATGATTATCATACAGGATTAGTTCCTTTTATGGTTGAACACTGTCCTGAATTTGAGTTTTTAAAAGGAGTAAAAACCATTGGGACTATTCATAACGGGGAGTACCAGGGAGTGATGGATTGGAGTATGGCGAATTATATGCCTGCTTTTGATCGTTATAAATGGGGGCTTCTAGACTGGAATAAGCTTATTAATCCTCTGGCTTCTATGATTAAATGTTCTCATGCATTTACTACCGTTTCGGAAGGATACCTCGAAGAGCTGTATATCAGCTTCAGAGGGCTGGAAAGCCTGGTTCGTGAAGAGTTTGGAAAAGCCTACGGAATTATCAACGGGATTGATACAGAGGTGTGGAATCCTGAAACAGACCCAATGCTGGATTTTAATTTTGGTATTGAGAATGCAATTGAACAAAAGAAAAAGAACAAAGAGAAGCTTTGTAAAGAATATGGCTTAAAGCCAGAGCTTCCATTATTTGCTTTTATCGGCAGATTTGCAACTGAAAAAGGGGCAGACTTGTTACCAGATGTTGTATGGAGGAGTATCAAGCAGAGCTATGGAGCTTTAAATATTATGATTCTCGGCTCCGGAAACACCTATATCGAGAATATATTAAAAGAGTATGAGCACACGTACAGTAATTTTGCTTTGGATGTGGGATACAAAGAATATCTTTCTCATAAAATATATGCTTCGGCAGACTTTTTACTGATGCCTTCAAGGGTTGAACCTTGCGGACTTAACCAAATGTATTCCATGAGATACGGGACTATTCCTATTGTGAGATATACGGGAGGTTTGAGAGATACTGTGGAAGATATTTCCACTGGAGGAGCTGGACTGAATTTTACATATGCCGGTGTAGATGATGTGATTCATGCCATGAATCGAGGGGTGAGTATTTATAATCAGAAAAAGCTCATGGGAGATCTTATTGATGCGAATATGAGGTTCGATTTTGCATGGGAGAAATCAGCAGAAAAATATATAGCATTATATAATAAATAAAAAATATATTAAAGTTCAGGGGGCGGACTGATATTAAGAAAGAATAGAACATAAATCTAATTAAATAACACGCAAGATACTTATGAAACGAAATGTTATATCCATTGTTTTGGGAGGAGGTAGAGGGACGAGGCTTTTTCCGTTAACCTATTCTAGGTCAAAACCCGCCGTTCCAATTGCCGGAAAATACAGACTGGTAGATATTCCTATTTCAAATTGTTTAAATTCCGGATTGAATAAGATTTTAGTTTTAACTCAGTTTAATTCTGCGTCTTTAAATTCTCATATTAAAAACTCATATCATTTTGATATTTTCAGCAAAGGCTTTGTTGATATCCTGGCTGCTGAACAAAATGTTGAAAATGAAAGCTGGTACCAGGGAACAGCAGATGCTGTCCGTCAGTCGATGAAGCATCTGGAGAAATATGATTATGATTATATTTTAATCCTTTCCGGAGATCAGCTTTACCAGATGGATTTTAGAGAAATGCTGGATTATCATATTGAAAAAGGAGGTGATGTTACCATTGCTACAATCCCAGTGAATGCGAAAGATGCAACAGGCTTTGGGATTTTAAAATCAGATGATGAGGGGAATATTACGTCTTTTATTGAAAAGCCCGGTTTTGATGTTTTGGGAGATTGGACATCTGAAGTTTCAGAAAAGAATAAACATGAAGGAAAAGAATTCCTTGCGTCAATGGGAATTTACATATTCACCAAAAGTATCCTCAAAAAAATGTTTGATGATGATGCCGGTGATGATTTTGGAAAAGATATCATTCCCAATTCGATAGGGAAGTATACAACACTGAGCTATCAGTATGAGGGTTATTGGACAGATATCGGAACGATTCAGTCTTTTTATGAGGCCAATCTGGATTTGTGTCAGGATTTTCCACAGTTTAATCTATTTTCTTCGTCACCGATCTATACTAGGGCGAGAATGCTTCCGCCATCTAAAATTAATGGCTCTTATGTAAGCAAAGCTGTTTTTGGTGATGGGTGTATCATTATGGCTGATAAAATTGAAAATTCAGTTATTGGAAACAGAACACGTATCGATAAAGGAAGTACGATTGTAAACTCTTATGTGATGGGATCAGATTTCTATCAAAATACGGCAGAAATTGTGCTGAATGATCAGCAGGGACGTCCGAATATGGGGATAGGGAAGTATTGCTATATTGAAAAAACAATTTTAGATAAAAATTGCTATATAGGAGATAATGTGAGGATTATCGGAGGTAGTCATTTAAAGGACGGTGATTTTGAAACCCATTCTGTACAGGACGGAATCGTAGTGGTTAAAAAAGGAGCTGTTCTGCCTCCTGGAACTCATATAGGATAAGAGAATGGAAGTTGGAAGCTAGAAGAGGGAGGTTGTTGAAATCAGAAAGACTGGAAGTTCATTTTGAATATTAAATGTTTTAAAGGTTACATTAAGAAGAATCTGTTTCAGTTTCGATTAAAAAAACATTTTCATAGTTAGGTAGAAATAAACCATTAAGATTATTAAGAAACTTCTCTTATTGTCGAGTGGCAAACACTATTTAAATCCACCAATTTACGATTTCACCATTTCACGATTTTGCGATTTTACAACTCAACTCAAAATAATAAAACCAGAGTGATCAAGATATTGGTCACTTTTTTTATTTGTATTACTTTTGTGCGATGCGTTTGTTTAAAATATTTAGTGTAATTGTTGTATTGCTGGTAGGTGCATATGCGCTTTCCATGTACTACTTTGTGGAAGAAAATAAAAACTTTCAGATTGAAAAAGAGATTGATTATCCGGTGGATAAAGTCTTCCATCAATTCAACAATTTACAGAATTTTACCCGCTGGAATAATTTCTTTACAAGTTCCCCGTCTATTGACATTGACTACTATACGCCGTACGAAGGAAATGGAAGTGCAATAAGCTATATCGATCCTAAAAACGATACAGATGGAGAGATGTTTATCCGATACGAGAATAATAACCAAACGCTACGATATCAGCTTTTTGAAGACAAAAATGAGAACCCCACTCTTGTAGATGTTAAATTCAAGGCGATATCTCCTGAAAAAACAAAAATTACCTGGTATGTTCATACCCCTAAATTGCCTGTTCTAAGGAGGGTTGAAAACTTCTGGACCGAAGATCGTTTTGCTGATAATATCGATAAAAGCATGGTCAATCTGAAAAATGTTCTGGGAAATAAAGTAGAAAAAGATAATCAGCTGGCAGCTATCAAATATGATAGTTTGATGGTTGAAAAAGACGAAGAAATAGTATTGTTGGGTATTAATGTCAGTGCTTCCAATAAAAAAGATGCTTTGTATAAAAATATTGTTATGAATTACAATAAGGTTTATAACTATGTAAGTATGGATTTAGGCAAAAGGGATGATGAATTTGGTTTTCCTGTTCTGATTACGGATGCTGATAATTACAAAGATAAAGAGGTGTCTTACTTTATGGGAATTCCTTTATCGAAAAAAATAGGAATTACAGATAATAACTTTAGCTTCAGATCGGTAAGCCCTACTCAAAACTATGTGATGTATTACAAAGGGTCTTATGCCGGAAGAGTGAGAGCGATACAGCAACTCATCCAAAAAGCGAAGAAAGATCAAATGCGTTTTGGTGATATTCGTCAGGTTTTCATTGAACGCCCGATGGAGGATCAGGACGTGAACATGAAGCTTTCATTATCAGTCTACAAGTAAATTCTTGGAAATTATTTTTTTTATGGTTTTTTTAATATTTTGAGGCGGTCTTAACTCGGTTTTTTTTATTAAATTTGAGGATTAATTCGACAAATAAATTTTAATAATAGATAAACTGTAATAATGGACAGATTTTCATTCCTAAACGCAGCTCATTCTCAGTTAATTGAGGATTTATACCAACAGTACTTAAAATTCCCGGATTCTTTAGAGCCATCATGGAAAGCCTTCTTTCAAGGCTTCGATTTTGCCTTGGAGAACTACGGTGATGAAGATAATATTCAATATATCCAAGCTCCAGCTAACACTGCCCCGGCAGTACAGCAAATATCTCAGGCGGTATCAAACGGAGAAGTACCTGAGCACATCAAGAAAGAATTTAAGGTGGTAAACCTTATCGAAGCTTACAGAACAAGAGGTCATTTGTTTACAAAGACTAATCCTGTAAGAGAAAGAAGACACTACACTCCAACTTTAGACATTGAAAATTTCGGTCTTAGTAAGGAGGATTTGAATACGAAATTCAACTGTGCTGTAGAAACAGGGATGAAAGAACCTGCAACACTACAGGATATTATCAAGCACCTGGAAAGCATCTATTGCGATTCTATCGGTGTGGAATACACGTATATCAACAACGTTGAAGAGAAAGATTTTATTAAAAAATGGTTACAGGTTAACGAAAACCATCCAAGTCTTTCAGCTAATGAGAAAACTGAAATTTTATTGAAGTTGAATCAGGCTGTAGCTTTTGAAAACTACCTTCATACAAAATTTGTTGGTCAAAAAAGATTCTCTCTGGAAGGAGGGGAAACTTTGATTCCTGCATTGGATCAGTTGATTTCAAGATCTTCTCAGCTCGGAGTAGATGAGGTGGTTTTAGGAATGGCTCACAGAGGAAGATTGAACGTGTTGTCTAATATTTTTGGAAAGTCTTACAAGCAGATTTTCTCAGAATTTGAAGGAAAAGAATTTGAAGAAGATGTATTCTCAGGTGACGTTAAATATCACCTTGGATCTTCTAAAAAAATAAAGACAGCTTCTGGAGAAGAAGTTGCCATTAACCTGACTCCGAACCCATCACATCTGGAAACAGTAGCTGCTTTAGTAGAAGGTATTTGCCGTGCTAAAGTTGATGACAGATATAAAGGAGATTACTCAAAAGTTTTACCAATTGTTATTCATGGAGACGGCGCAATTGCCGGACAGGGAATTGTATATGAGGTAGCACAGATGATGACTCTTGAAGGATACAAAACAGGAGGTACGGTACATATCGTTGTGAATAACCAGGTTTCATTTACAACCAATTATGCTGATGCGAGATCTTCAACATACTGTACAGATATTGCAAAAGTTACTGAATCTCCGGTAATGCATGTTAATGCAGATGATGCAGAAGCAGTAGTACACGCAATTCACTTTGCAGCTGATTTCAGAGCTAAATTTGGAAAAGATGTTTACATTGATTTATTAGGGTATAGAAAATATGGTCATAACGAAGGTGATGAGCCTAGATTCACACAACCTAATTTGTATAAATTAATTTCTAAGCATCCTAACCCAAGAGAAATCTATAAAGAAAAATTAATTCAGGATAGCATTGTTTCCAATGAAGTTCTTAAGAAGATGGAGACTGATTTCAAAGCGCTTCTGGATAAAGACTTTGATGCTTCCAAGGAAATAGAAAAGAATGCAATGGATGTGTTTATGTCTGATGACTGGACCGATTATCCTATTGCGAAAAGAGGTGCTATGCAGTCATCGGTTGATACCAAGTATGACTTGGCTAAACTGAAGGAACTGGCGCTTAAAATGTCTACACTTCCGTCTGATAAAAAGTTTATTAATAAGATTACAAGACTTTTTGAAAACCGTATCAAAGCAATTGAAGGTAATTCTTTAGATTGGGCATTAGGAGAATGGTTAGCTTATGCTACATTGCTTACTGAAGGACATAATATAAGAATTTCTGGAGAAGATGTAGAAAGAGGAACGTTCTCTCACAGACATGCTGTTGTCAAAACTGAAGATACAGAAGAAGAATATATTCCGTTAAGACATATTTCAGAAAGCAGATTTGATATTTATAATTCTCACCTTTCGGAATATGGTGTTTTAGGATTTGATTATGGTTACGCTATGGTTTCTCCTAATACATTAACAGTTTGGGAAGCACAGTTTGGAGACTTTGTTAACGGTGCTCAGATTATCGTTGACCAATATCTGGCTGCTGCTGAAGAAAAATGGAAAGTTCAGAATGGTTTGGTGATGTTATTGCCTCACGGTTCAGAAGGACAAGGAGCAGAACACTCTTCAGCGAGGTTAGAGAGGTTCTTAACACTTTGTGCAAATGAAAACATGGTAGTAGCGAATATTACTTCTCCTGCCAACTATTTCCATTTATTGAGAAGACAGCTGAAATGGCCTTATAGAAAGCCGCTAATCGTAATGAGTCCAAAATCATTATTAAGACACCCTAAAGTAGTTTCTCCATTGGAGGATTTTGCTAATGGTACTTTCCAGCCTATTTTGGATGATCCTACTGCTGATGCTAAAAAAGTTGAAAAATTAGTTCTTTGTTCAGGTAAATTGTATTTCGAGTTATTAGCTAAAAAAGAAGAGCTTAATGCTGATAATATTGCTTTAGTAAGATTCGAACAATTATATCCTCTACAAGCTGATGCTGTTGAAGCGATCTTCAGTAAATACGAGAACAAAAAAGAGGTAATCTGGGCTCAGGAAGAACCTGAAAATATGGGGGCATGGTCTTACATCTTAAGAAACTTCAGAGATACAGGAATTCAGGTAATTGCTCCTGTACCTAGTGGTGCTCCGGCTCCGGGAAGTCACAAGATGTTTGAAAAGAACCAAAATGCAGTAATCAACAGAGTGTTCAATACCAATGATGCACCGGCAAAAAGACCTGTAACAGCTTAATAATAAATAATAATCAATTTAAAAAATAAAAAATACGATATGTCAGTTTTAGAAATGAAAGTTCCTTCACCGGGCGAATCAATAACAGAAGTTGAAATCGCGACTTGGCTTGTAAAAGATGGGGATTATGTAGAAAAAGATCAACCAATCGCTGAGGTAGACTCAGATAAAGCAACTCTTGAACTTCCTGCTGAACAAAGTGGTATTATTACTCTAAAAGCAGAAGAAGGAGATGTTGTACAAGTAGGTCAGGTAGTTTGTTTAATTGATGTAGATGCTCCAAGACCGGAAGGTTCTGCGGCGGCTCCTGCACCAGCTGCAGAAGCTCCTAAACAAGAAGAGGCTCCTAAAGCTGCTCCAGCTCAGCAAGAAGCTCCAAAACCAGCTGCACAACCTGTAGCAGCAGCGGCTACTCAAACATATGCAACAGGAGCACCATCTCCTGCGGCTAAAAAGATTCTTGATGAGAAAGGTGTTGATGCCGGACAAGTTTCAGGATCTGGAAGAGACGGAAGAATCACTAAAACTGATGCAGAATTAGCTGCTGTTCCTTCTATGGGAAGTATATCTTCTACAACAGGATCAAGATCTACAACGACTACTAAACTTTCAGTTTTAAGAAGAAAAATTGCTTCAAGATTAGTTTCTGTAAAGAATGAAACAGCAATGTTAACGACTTTCAACGAAGTTGACATGTCTGAAATCTTCAGAATCAGAAAACAATACAAAGACGAATTTGCTCAAAAGTATGGAGTTGGACTTGGTTTCATGTCTTTCTTTACTAAAGCGGTAACAAGAGCTTTACAAATGTATCCTGATGTGAATGCATCAATCGATGGAGATTTCAAAATAAACTATGATTTCTGCGATATTTCGATAGCGGTTTCAGGTCCAAAAGGATTGATGGTTCCGGTATTGAGAAATGCAGAAGATATGACTTTCAGAAGCATTGAAGCTAATATTAAAGACTTAGCGACTAAAGTAAGAGATGGTAAAATCACTGTTGACGAAATGACTGGAGGTACTTTCACAATTACAAACGGTGGTACTTTCGGATCTATGATGTCTACTCCTATTATCAATCCTCCTCAGTCTGCAATCTTAGGAATGCATAACATCATTCAGAGACCTGTTGCTGTTGACGGACAAGTAGTAATCAGACCGATGATGTATGTTGCATTGTCTTACGACCACAGAATTATTGATGGAAAAGAATCTGTAGGATTCCTTGTAGCAGTAAAAGAAGGTATCGACAATCCTGTTGAAATTTTAATGGGAGGTGACGAAAGAAAAGCCTTAGGATTATAAATTTTAATAAAATTATAATATAACTTACAATCTCGTCTTAAAAAAGGCGAGATTTTTGTATTTATTTAAACAAATAATAAGCGATGTTCTCAAAAATAACTTCTAATATCAAAGTTTCAGTAGTTCCTGAATATGATAGTAAAAATAGTTACCCTTCTGAAAACCGTTATGTTTTTAAGTATAATATTACCATAGAAAATGACGGTGGTTTTCCTATAAAAATCCTGAAAAGAAAATGGCTGATCTTCGATGTAGGATTCGGTTATACGGAAATTATAGGTGACGGCGTAATAGGATTGACACCAGAAATCTCTACAGGAGAGAATTTCGGTTACTTTTCTAACGTAATGTTACGTTCAGGAGTAGGAAATATGAGTGGCAAGTATCTGGTGAAAAATATGGATACCCAGGAAAGTTTTGAGATAGACATTCCGAAGTTCAACCTGCTTTCAGAAGTTTTAAGCAATTAATTAGAGCAGTTTGATTTTCGGTTGCATATATTCATGAATTTCTTCATTGCTGCTGAGGAATAACTTTTCAAAGGCTAATAAAGAAATTTTTGCACAGGCTTCAGCATCGTCTCCAGCCCTGTGATGGTTAAGACTGATCTGATGATATTCTGCCAAATGCTTTAAACCATATTTAGGAAGATAATTCCATGATTTCTTAGCCAGCTGTATACTGCAAAGGTAATTCAGTTTTGGCGTAAACATTCCATAATGATTAAGGCAGCCTCGTAAAACACCGGCATCAAAACTTGCATTATGAGCGATCATTAACGTTCCATACATCATCTCTTCCACCTCATACCAGATTTCATCGAAAGTAGGGGCATCTTTTACATCTTCGGGTACAATTCCATGTACTGCTACATTAAACCTACTGAAATAGGGAAAACTAGGAGGCTTTATCAGCCATGTTTTTGTTTCAACAATTTTAGAATCCTGAACAATACAGACCCCCAGCTCACAAGCTGAACTTCTGTCATTGGTTGCTGTTTCGAAATCTATTGCACAAAAATCCATTTAAAAGATACTTAAGAATTAAGAAGGTATAAGTTATGAATTATTTTAATAATAGCGTAGGGATGAGGCTATATTACTAAGGGTATTCTATTAAAGAAAATGTTTAAAAATAAGCCATTTACTTTGGTAAAAGTGATCTATTTGTTTCTTTTGGCGAAGCTTCCAGGTTCCGGGAAGTTGAGCGTAAAATCCGAAATGAGCTCTAACCACTGCCCATAAATGTGGAAACCCATATTTAAAGCCAAAATAAATTCCGGCAACTCCATCTAAACACAATCTGAAGAAGATAAGTTCTATAAGCTTTGGAAAAGGAAGATTTTTAAGCATCATAGACAGGTTATTCCGTATGTTTAAATAGGTTTTCTGAGCACTCTGTTTATTTAAAGTGCCTCCGCCAACATGATAAACAGTAGATTTTCCTGTATAATAAATTTTCTTTCCGGTATTAATAAGTCTCCAGCATAGATCTATTTCTTCCTGGTGGGCAAAGAACCTTTCGTCAAACCCATTCTGTTCCCAAAAATCTTTAGATCGAATAAAAAAACAGCATCCGGAAGCCCAGAAAATTTCTGTCTCATCATTGTATTGACCATGATCTTCTTCCACATCATCAAAGACCCTTCCTCTGCAATAAGGGTATCCTAGATTGTCTATTAATCCGCCGCCGGCGCCGGCAAATTCAAAATGGTTCTTATTGTTATAAGATAAAACCTTAGGTTGGATAGCCGATACCTCAGGTTTCTTTTCAAATAGCTCAATAACAGGATTAATCCAGTTTTCAGTAACTTCAACATCTGAGTTGAGAAGGCAGAAGTACTCAGTCTTT from Chryseobacterium piperi encodes:
- the odhB gene encoding 2-oxoglutarate dehydrogenase complex dihydrolipoyllysine-residue succinyltransferase; this encodes MSVLEMKVPSPGESITEVEIATWLVKDGDYVEKDQPIAEVDSDKATLELPAEQSGIITLKAEEGDVVQVGQVVCLIDVDAPRPEGSAAAPAPAAEAPKQEEAPKAAPAQQEAPKPAAQPVAAAATQTYATGAPSPAAKKILDEKGVDAGQVSGSGRDGRITKTDAELAAVPSMGSISSTTGSRSTTTTKLSVLRRKIASRLVSVKNETAMLTTFNEVDMSEIFRIRKQYKDEFAQKYGVGLGFMSFFTKAVTRALQMYPDVNASIDGDFKINYDFCDISIAVSGPKGLMVPVLRNAEDMTFRSIEANIKDLATKVRDGKITVDEMTGGTFTITNGGTFGSMMSTPIINPPQSAILGMHNIIQRPVAVDGQVVIRPMMYVALSYDHRIIDGKESVGFLVAVKEGIDNPVEILMGGDERKALGL
- the apaG gene encoding Co2+/Mg2+ efflux protein ApaG translates to MFSKITSNIKVSVVPEYDSKNSYPSENRYVFKYNITIENDGGFPIKILKRKWLIFDVGFGYTEIIGDGVIGLTPEISTGENFGYFSNVMLRSGVGNMSGKYLVKNMDTQESFEIDIPKFNLLSEVLSN
- a CDS encoding 3'-5' exonuclease; protein product: MDFCAIDFETATNDRSSACELGVCIVQDSKIVETKTWLIKPPSFPYFSRFNVAVHGIVPEDVKDAPTFDEIWYEVEEMMYGTLMIAHNASFDAGVLRGCLNHYGMFTPKLNYLCSIQLAKKSWNYLPKYGLKHLAEYHQISLNHHRAGDDAEACAKISLLAFEKLFLSSNEEIHEYMQPKIKLL
- a CDS encoding glycogen synthase, giving the protein MVVYHLSTECYPVAKVGGLADVVGALPKYQNKIKGVDAKVVMPWYNKPFVYDHEFEVVFDGFIHQGSHMLQVQVMKEKTDTLGFELYMVKIPGLLDRDNPYGYQDESFQFLAFQHGILHWLSAMKIRPDVLHCHDYHTGLVPFMVEHCPEFEFLKGVKTIGTIHNGEYQGVMDWSMANYMPAFDRYKWGLLDWNKLINPLASMIKCSHAFTTVSEGYLEELYISFRGLESLVREEFGKAYGIINGIDTEVWNPETDPMLDFNFGIENAIEQKKKNKEKLCKEYGLKPELPLFAFIGRFATEKGADLLPDVVWRSIKQSYGALNIMILGSGNTYIENILKEYEHTYSNFALDVGYKEYLSHKIYASADFLLMPSRVEPCGLNQMYSMRYGTIPIVRYTGGLRDTVEDISTGGAGLNFTYAGVDDVIHAMNRGVSIYNQKKLMGDLIDANMRFDFAWEKSAEKYIALYNK
- the glgB gene encoding 1,4-alpha-glucan branching protein GlgB codes for the protein MNSVKTYTLFTDHDVYLFKEGRHYKLYDKFGAHSVIKDGIQGVYFSVWAPNAKKVSVIGNFNSWNHKDHILYPRWDGSGIWEGFISGLTWGTLYKYAVETVHGDILEKSDPYALSWEQNLQAASLVSTTWYEWSDQSWIKTRWKNNSLKAPISVYEIHLGSWIRDTERPDEFLNYRDIARKLVPYLKEMGFTHVEFMPVMEYPYDPSWGYQITGFYAATSRFGSPQDLMYLINELHKNEIGVILDWVPSHFPGDANGLHKFDGSFLYEHEDPRKGFHPDWKSYIFNYGRNEVKSFLISNAMFWLERYHVDGLRVDAVTSMLHLDYSRNEGEWEPNIYGGNVNLEAKAFLQEFNTAVYKEFGDHIITIAEESSDFPMLTKPVHDGGVGFGMKWMMGWMHDTLDYFKLDPIHRKNNHHKLTFASMYMYNENYMMPLSHDEVVHGKASLIYKMPGDEWQKFANLRTLYVYMYTHPGAKLLFMGDEFGQTKEWNFRQSLDWHLLQYPVHKGLQTLVKDLNHVYRYESAFYENQFHPNGFEWVEADDQANSVYIYLRKGKRKDDIFMVILNLTPRVLDYKIGIASGAHWEVIFNSDDERYNGSGVDPKILKEEYEEWMNHPKSMTLTLPPLAGLILKQKKDKRYKLQRIKSYKR
- a CDS encoding SRPBCC family protein, producing MRLFKIFSVIVVLLVGAYALSMYYFVEENKNFQIEKEIDYPVDKVFHQFNNLQNFTRWNNFFTSSPSIDIDYYTPYEGNGSAISYIDPKNDTDGEMFIRYENNNQTLRYQLFEDKNENPTLVDVKFKAISPEKTKITWYVHTPKLPVLRRVENFWTEDRFADNIDKSMVNLKNVLGNKVEKDNQLAAIKYDSLMVEKDEEIVLLGINVSASNKKDALYKNIVMNYNKVYNYVSMDLGKRDDEFGFPVLITDADNYKDKEVSYFMGIPLSKKIGITDNNFSFRSVSPTQNYVMYYKGSYAGRVRAIQQLIQKAKKDQMRFGDIRQVFIERPMEDQDVNMKLSLSVYK
- a CDS encoding glucose-1-phosphate adenylyltransferase — its product is MKRNVISIVLGGGRGTRLFPLTYSRSKPAVPIAGKYRLVDIPISNCLNSGLNKILVLTQFNSASLNSHIKNSYHFDIFSKGFVDILAAEQNVENESWYQGTADAVRQSMKHLEKYDYDYILILSGDQLYQMDFREMLDYHIEKGGDVTIATIPVNAKDATGFGILKSDDEGNITSFIEKPGFDVLGDWTSEVSEKNKHEGKEFLASMGIYIFTKSILKKMFDDDAGDDFGKDIIPNSIGKYTTLSYQYEGYWTDIGTIQSFYEANLDLCQDFPQFNLFSSSPIYTRARMLPPSKINGSYVSKAVFGDGCIIMADKIENSVIGNRTRIDKGSTIVNSYVMGSDFYQNTAEIVLNDQQGRPNMGIGKYCYIEKTILDKNCYIGDNVRIIGGSHLKDGDFETHSVQDGIVVVKKGAVLPPGTHIG
- a CDS encoding glycosyltransferase family 2 protein, producing MSKKLAVVILNWNGKNWLEKFLPSVIHFSQDADVYVIDNLSTDDSLEYLNTNFPTVKIIKNDKNYGFAGGYNVGLKQIKTEYFCLLNSDVEVTENWINPVIELFEKKPEVSAIQPKVLSYNNKNHFEFAGAGGGLIDNLGYPYCRGRVFDDVEEDHGQYNDETEIFWASGCCFFIRSKDFWEQNGFDERFFAHQEEIDLCWRLINTGKKIYYTGKSTVYHVGGGTLNKQSAQKTYLNIRNNLSMMLKNLPFPKLIELIFFRLCLDGVAGIYFGFKYGFPHLWAVVRAHFGFYAQLPGTWKLRQKKQIDHFYQSKWLIFKHFL
- a CDS encoding 2-oxoglutarate dehydrogenase E1 component yields the protein MDRFSFLNAAHSQLIEDLYQQYLKFPDSLEPSWKAFFQGFDFALENYGDEDNIQYIQAPANTAPAVQQISQAVSNGEVPEHIKKEFKVVNLIEAYRTRGHLFTKTNPVRERRHYTPTLDIENFGLSKEDLNTKFNCAVETGMKEPATLQDIIKHLESIYCDSIGVEYTYINNVEEKDFIKKWLQVNENHPSLSANEKTEILLKLNQAVAFENYLHTKFVGQKRFSLEGGETLIPALDQLISRSSQLGVDEVVLGMAHRGRLNVLSNIFGKSYKQIFSEFEGKEFEEDVFSGDVKYHLGSSKKIKTASGEEVAINLTPNPSHLETVAALVEGICRAKVDDRYKGDYSKVLPIVIHGDGAIAGQGIVYEVAQMMTLEGYKTGGTVHIVVNNQVSFTTNYADARSSTYCTDIAKVTESPVMHVNADDAEAVVHAIHFAADFRAKFGKDVYIDLLGYRKYGHNEGDEPRFTQPNLYKLISKHPNPREIYKEKLIQDSIVSNEVLKKMETDFKALLDKDFDASKEIEKNAMDVFMSDDWTDYPIAKRGAMQSSVDTKYDLAKLKELALKMSTLPSDKKFINKITRLFENRIKAIEGNSLDWALGEWLAYATLLTEGHNIRISGEDVERGTFSHRHAVVKTEDTEEEYIPLRHISESRFDIYNSHLSEYGVLGFDYGYAMVSPNTLTVWEAQFGDFVNGAQIIVDQYLAAAEEKWKVQNGLVMLLPHGSEGQGAEHSSARLERFLTLCANENMVVANITSPANYFHLLRRQLKWPYRKPLIVMSPKSLLRHPKVVSPLEDFANGTFQPILDDPTADAKKVEKLVLCSGKLYFELLAKKEELNADNIALVRFEQLYPLQADAVEAIFSKYENKKEVIWAQEEPENMGAWSYILRNFRDTGIQVIAPVPSGAPAPGSHKMFEKNQNAVINRVFNTNDAPAKRPVTA